TTTCAGTTCTAAAAACAGCCTTAATTGTAATCGGCTCATCAATCCCAACATCAAGCATATTTTGAGATTCGCCGTCTCCAAGCACAATTCCCTGTCCGCTCTGTCCGCTAAAACTTACGGCTTTCTGGGGTTTGGAATTTATTTGCGCTGATATCAATTCCAGCGAATCTGAAAGCTCACCTTTGTATCCATAACCAAGGCTGTCCTGAACATCAGAACCCGCTGCTAATGTTTGAGACGCATCAAACTCTTCAAAATCCCATCGAAAAACAGTATTTTCATGGACCCATTGCCGCCTGAATTTTGCGAATCTTATAGTTTCGTAGTATCTGCTTTCTCCGGCCTCATAAAGCAGTCCAATATAATTCTCTGCAATTCCTGTAAGACAGGAATATCCGGAAGGGCCGGAATGAATCAATTTTTCCTTTGTCCAATTGCTGCAATCGTCGTAACTGTATTTCACTGTCATTCGGATTCTGCTTGTAGCGGCCGGGTTTGAAAAGGTATACATCTGACCTCCCTGCCCTATGCTTGAGGAAAGTGCTATAGTGCTGCCTTGGCATATTGGAGTTATAAGCTGATCTGCAACTAATAATGATGTCCAAGAAAGCCCTTGATTATAGCTGAAGCATAATAATCTTCTGTTGGTTTCTTTACAGCATACGTTGCGGTCATTACGAAGAAGCGTGCCGTTAGACAGCTCAACAATCTGTGATTCGCTAGAACCGGGCGGTAGAAAAGAGCTCTCCTGCCATGTTTGGCCGTGATCGTCGCTGTATATATTTCTTTCGATCGCCGGTATGATTAATCTGCCGGCGTTTGTTCCCTTTTTCAAAACAATTCCTCTTCCTGGGCCCGTAGCATCCCAGCCGTTAGGTGGGTCGTCAAAAGGATCAATTTCGGGGTAATGAGTTTCTGGGACAGACCAGCTCTTCCCGTCATCGTCGCTCCAGCAAGACCATATCGTTCGAACGCCGTCGCTCGTACCTCTTGAAATCTCGCTTTGATGATCCTGACCTAAATTATGGGTCATAAAAAGCCATACGCGGCCATTAAAAGGATCCTGCAGTACAGTTGGGTTGCCGCAGGTATTTCCACCATCATCCCAGACAACCTGCATAGGAAGCCAGCTTTCTCCTCCATCAATGCTTCGTTTCAGTACAGTATCAATATTGCCTGTATCACCTGCGCCGTTTACTCTCCCCTCGGCAAATGCGAGCAGCGCTCCGCTGGAAGTTTCATACAGCGCGGGAATTCTAAACGTATTATATCCCTCTTCTCCCTGCTCAAAGAGAACATCATCCTGAAGCGGACTCGCAACTAAAAAGCAGGGTAAAAGAAACACTGCAACAGCCGTAAAAAATGCTTTCAAAATAAATCCTTTCATCTCGGGGCTAATAGGCAAAATATTATTTGTACTTTAGCGGTATGTAATACTTCGTATTACTGCTGCCATGTGTAGCGCTTTCAGGTCCGATTTTATATCGCTGAACACTTCCATCAAGATAGCCTGCGTTCATAGTTACTTCCGGCACATCTTGACCGTCCGGGCTTTCTTTCTGGTAATAAGGGTGAGGGCTGTCATCCTGGGGAACAGGAGAACGCTCCGGAGGCTGTGCAAAGCCGTCTGCCGGATGTGAGCTGAGCCATTTTCTCGGGCCGAAGTTCACGTCATTATAAAAAAGCACATCGCTTGTGAGCAGGGTATGGTCGGAATTTTTATATCCCGGCCCCTTGAAAGGTTTGTAGCCGTGTACATTTTCACGGCCGGTAAAATCGAAGCCGCCGTAATTCCAAAGCAGAAAATACGAACATTTCAGCCAGTAATTGCTTCCGTTGCGATATAATTCATCAACAGTAGCTTTGCCGCCATTTACAGTGTCGTAGCACATCATTTTATTGTCCCACTTTGAAAGAGGGCAGTTAAAAACTTCAGAATTCGGCAAGTATTTTGCAAGATAACTCCCAACAGAACCGCCGTTCATGGGCTGTGAACCACTGAAATTTCCTGTATGGTAATTTAAATGACAGGGCACAGTAAAGCTTCCGTTTGCCCTTCCCTGCGTGCAGGGAGGCAGCTTGCCTCCATTGTCAGACTGGTAAGACTGAATCCCGAGAATCATTTGGTGTTGATTATTTCCGCATACAACAAGCTTGGCCTGCTCTCTTGCTTTGCTTAATGCGGGCATCAACACTGCCATAAGCAGCGCAATGATAGAAATAACAACCAGCAGTTCAATGAGAGTAAAACCATGCCTGTTTAATTTCTTTTTCATTATATCTCCAATTAAGGTATTTAATAAGGATAAGGCCCCGGCCCTGATAACCGGGGCACTTTTGTGTTTTTAATTAGTTAAGATTTTCGCATCCGGATCCCTGAGGATCGGTGCATTTGAGCCAGTCGTTAGCGAACATAACAAAGTCTGCAATATCTACATAACAGTCTTCATTGAAGTCCATCTCGTTGTATCCCCATACGCCGCACTCGTTATCAAGTACAGTTACAGTTGTAGTTCTCGGCTCTGCCCAGCCATTGTCAAAGGCCTCATCAGAGCTTGAGGTGGAATAAGTAATCTCAACAGTTTCGTTACCTTCCTGATCTAAATCATCAACCGCTGATAGAGTTACTGCCTGAGTAGTATCCCAGTTTGAAGGAGTGAAAGTAAGAGTCTTCGGATTACCTGCACCTTCACCGTAATCGAGTTCTTCATTACCTTCAATAGTAACACTGACGTTGCTGCTTGGCGCATTTGTAAGGACAACATCAAGAGAATCTGTAGTGCTGCCTTCCATTACGCTGGTTGAATCATCTGTTTCAGTGACTGCAGCAACCATCGGTATAAGCTCCTTAACCTCACTGAATGTAAGGGCGTTGTCATATATCCTCACATCGCTGATAAGACCGTCAAAGCCCCACTGCTGGCCTCCGGAATCTTCGTTCAAACCGATATACATAACGTTGAGGCCCTGTATTGAGCTGAAGAATCCGCCTGAAGATATAGCAACAAGTTCGCCGTCAAGATACAAAGATGCGCTTCCTGTCTGGCTTACCGAAACTGCTGCATGATGCCAGTTTCCATCAACCGGAAGAGATACATCAGATTCCATGGAAAGAACAACATCGCCGTCATCGCGGGAAAGCACTGCAAGACGATTACTATCTGTAAACAGCATAAACTCACTGCTTCCCATGTTGCTGTTGCATATGCCAAAGAGATTCAGATGGGTAGTATGAGATACGCCCGGGTCTTCTTCCTCTGTATCCTGCTTGAAGAACATTGATACTGTACCAGCGCTAAGATCTTCAAAATCGTTCACGTAGTTTGTTAGATCAACGTACTGCTGATCATAGTATCTGCCGTCGAAATCAAGGGTTGGCCCTCTCGTATATGAGTAGCTGTCTGTAAAGCTATCTGTCCAGACAGGATCCTGATCATCTGAACCAGTTGTAGAACCTAAAACGCCGTCATAACCGTTTCCGCTTGAATCTGCCGCTGTCTGTCCTGTATTTTCATCAAGTTTCCAATGGCCAACAAGCTGAGAATTGCTGGCGTCATTATCATACACCGTAACAGATACACTTCGCGGAGAGAGCCACGCCTCATCAAATCCGGGATCTGAAGAGCTTACGCTGAACAGAATATCTACATCCATTGGAAGCTCGCCAATTAAATCATCTACAGCAGTAACAGTAACGGTTTGAGGCGTGTCCCAGTTGGTTGAATCAAAATCAATATTCTTCTGAGCTCCCGCTCCGTTACCCAGATCAAGCTGGTCGTTCGGGTCTGCAATAACCGTAACAGGCTGGGAAGGCATACTGTCTAAAACAATATCAAAAGTATCTGTTGCGCCGCCTTCTGTTACTTCTGTTGAATCATCAGTTTCAGTAACAGTACCCGCTCTCGGGATAATTGCTTGAACTTCTGCCTCACTTAATGCATCATCATAAACCCGCACATCACTCAGCAGACCGTCAAATGCCCATTGCTTGCCTCCGCCGCTGTCGTCGTTTGCACCCAAAGCCATGGTGTTTGCTGAGTAAACGCCGCTGCTTACATTATCAAGGAATGAAACACCTTCAGCCGTAGCTTTCTGCTCTCCGTCAACGTATAAAGCCGCATTGCCCAAAGCATCAACGGTTATTGCAGCGTGGTGCCAATTGCCGTCTGTAAGCCCAACATCTTCTCCAGACATATCAGGCTCGCTCTGAAGACTCCAATCTGCAGTTCCGCCTCGGCTCATAATCTTCAAAACCGAAGACTCAACAATCATTACAAACTCGCATGAAGGAGCAGAGTTGTCAGACAGACTGAAAATAACCTGATTATTATTTACATGCACAGGACTAGGATCAGATTCAGCTAAAGTGTCTTTCTTGAAAAATACTGAAATAGTACCAGTAGGCAAATTCGCAAAGGAATTTACTTGGGCATCAAGATTTACATATCTCTTGTTGAAATAGGTGCCGTCAAATTCCAGAACAGGGCCTCGCTGTGTCCCGAATGCATCTGTATAACTGGAAACCCAAAGCGGGTCCTGCATATCTTCCAACGGAAATTCTCCCAGTTGGCCGTCATAGCCGTTGCCGCTGGAATCCGCGACTGCCTGCCCGCTGCCTTCATCCAGTTTCCACTGGGCAACAAGATTAGCTCCGCTTGCCGGCAGAGCTGCAATAAACAGTACCAGCATCGGCAATAAGATTACAAGTTTCTTTTTTCGAGAATTCATTAAAGATCTCCTTAAATTAAATAAAACAAATTAAACACTATTAAAAATTAAACTCAAATACTCTCAGCACCTCCTTTCACTTTCTATATGCTTGAAAATTACTTCTGCTTATTTCTGCCTGCAAAAAATCCTAAGCCGGCTGCCAGTAATGAAATTGTAGCAGGTTCGGGAACAGCCAAATTTTCTACTTCAGTTTCGCTCAATGCATGATCATAAACACGAAACTCATCAATAAGCCCGCCGTATTCCCACTGCAGGCCGCTGCCGTTGTCATTGTTAGCGCCGAAATTCACAGCTACATTACCGTCATTGGTAGTAAAAGTATCAATGTCAACACCGAAAGAACTTGATGCCACTTCACTGCCGTCAAGATAAAGCAGTGTTCCTGTTTGCCCGCTGCTTGATACTGCTACATGGTGCCACTCATCATCCATTAGGCTTGCTCCACCGGATATGTCAACATTGTCATTACTGTTGTGTCTTCCAAGGAAATTAAGGTTTCCGCTTACAACACGCAAAGCGGCTTCTTCGCTGCCCGCTGCGGCATCAGAAATACTGAAAATAGTATCACTCATTCCGTCGGATACCTTAACCCAGCCACTGTAAGAGAATCCTGTAAAGCCGAGAGTGGTGAAAACCGCCTGATCAGGCGGGGCTACATTAAGATGATTATCATTAGAGCCGTCAAATTCCCAAGCTTTACCAAATCTCCCCTGTGCACCAGAAGCTGGATCTGTGCCGTTAGAAGCTGATGATGGAGCTGCATTTGCATTTCCGACCGAATCAACCGCCTCCGATGCACCTGCAGCTTCATCCATAGCCCAATGCGCTATAAGTCCTGCCTGAGCTCCTGCTGATATTAGACATCCCAAAATTAGCACAATCAATATTTTTCTCATAATATTCACCTTTTACTCTTAATAATTAAAT
This window of the Sedimentisphaera salicampi genome carries:
- a CDS encoding LamG-like jellyroll fold domain-containing protein, which gives rise to MRKILIVLILGCLISAGAQAGLIAHWAMDEAAGASEAVDSVGNANAAPSSASNGTDPASGAQGRFGKAWEFDGSNDNHLNVAPPDQAVFTTLGFTGFSYSGWVKVSDGMSDTIFSISDAAAGSEEAALRVVSGNLNFLGRHNSNDNVDISGGASLMDDEWHHVAVSSSGQTGTLLYLDGSEVASSSFGVDIDTFTTNDGNVAVNFGANNDNGSGLQWEYGGLIDEFRVYDHALSETEVENLAVPEPATISLLAAGLGFFAGRNKQK
- a CDS encoding type II secretion system protein: MKKKLNRHGFTLIELLVVISIIALLMAVLMPALSKAREQAKLVVCGNNQHQMILGIQSYQSDNGGKLPPCTQGRANGSFTVPCHLNYHTGNFSGSQPMNGGSVGSYLAKYLPNSEVFNCPLSKWDNKMMCYDTVNGGKATVDELYRNGSNYWLKCSYFLLWNYGGFDFTGRENVHGYKPFKGPGYKNSDHTLLTSDVLFYNDVNFGPRKWLSSHPADGFAQPPERSPVPQDDSPHPYYQKESPDGQDVPEVTMNAGYLDGSVQRYKIGPESATHGSSNTKYYIPLKYK
- a CDS encoding exo-alpha-sialidase; the protein is MKAFFTAVAVFLLPCFLVASPLQDDVLFEQGEEGYNTFRIPALYETSSGALLAFAEGRVNGAGDTGNIDTVLKRSIDGGESWLPMQVVWDDGGNTCGNPTVLQDPFNGRVWLFMTHNLGQDHQSEISRGTSDGVRTIWSCWSDDDGKSWSVPETHYPEIDPFDDPPNGWDATGPGRGIVLKKGTNAGRLIIPAIERNIYSDDHGQTWQESSFLPPGSSESQIVELSNGTLLRNDRNVCCKETNRRLLCFSYNQGLSWTSLLVADQLITPICQGSTIALSSSIGQGGQMYTFSNPAATSRIRMTVKYSYDDCSNWTKEKLIHSGPSGYSCLTGIAENYIGLLYEAGESRYYETIRFAKFRRQWVHENTVFRWDFEEFDASQTLAAGSDVQDSLGYGYKGELSDSLELISAQINSKPQKAVSFSGQSGQGIVLGDGESQNMLDVGIDEPITIKAVFRTENHKEGGSVGAGAIVSKDVGPNVPSWWMRVQDGFVRFYMEDGSNPVSLWSSSEVCDNQWHQVRVVRDPSQEEVYLYLDGQLEDSQSDQLTASAANSNDIVVGAFNAVQRNFIGDIASVQIYKSAAFTDECGEWGYNQMDLNKDCYVDTFDLYLFMNQWLDTTNPL
- a CDS encoding LamG domain-containing protein — encoded protein: MNSRKKKLVILLPMLVLFIAALPASGANLVAQWKLDEGSGQAVADSSGNGYDGQLGEFPLEDMQDPLWVSSYTDAFGTQRGPVLEFDGTYFNKRYVNLDAQVNSFANLPTGTISVFFKKDTLAESDPSPVHVNNNQVIFSLSDNSAPSCEFVMIVESSVLKIMSRGGTADWSLQSEPDMSGEDVGLTDGNWHHAAITVDALGNAALYVDGEQKATAEGVSFLDNVSSGVYSANTMALGANDDSGGGKQWAFDGLLSDVRVYDDALSEAEVQAIIPRAGTVTETDDSTEVTEGGATDTFDIVLDSMPSQPVTVIADPNDQLDLGNGAGAQKNIDFDSTNWDTPQTVTVTAVDDLIGELPMDVDILFSVSSSDPGFDEAWLSPRSVSVTVYDNDASNSQLVGHWKLDENTGQTAADSSGNGYDGVLGSTTGSDDQDPVWTDSFTDSYSYTRGPTLDFDGRYYDQQYVDLTNYVNDFEDLSAGTVSMFFKQDTEEEDPGVSHTTHLNLFGICNSNMGSSEFMLFTDSNRLAVLSRDDGDVVLSMESDVSLPVDGNWHHAAVSVSQTGSASLYLDGELVAISSGGFFSSIQGLNVMYIGLNEDSGGQQWGFDGLISDVRIYDNALTFSEVKELIPMVAAVTETDDSTSVMEGSTTDSLDVVLTNAPSSNVSVTIEGNEELDYGEGAGNPKTLTFTPSNWDTTQAVTLSAVDDLDQEGNETVEITYSTSSSDEAFDNGWAEPRTTTVTVLDNECGVWGYNEMDFNEDCYVDIADFVMFANDWLKCTDPQGSGCENLN